One genomic segment of Bos javanicus breed banteng chromosome 23, ARS-OSU_banteng_1.0, whole genome shotgun sequence includes these proteins:
- the PRPF4B gene encoding serine/threonine-protein kinase PRP4 homolog isoform X2 → MRDGPVLSSSASPGFRRPRSRRHRCRGVRKFNMAAAEAPSLREQPEMEDANSEKSVNEENGEVSEDQSQNKHSRHKKKKHKHRSKHKKHKHSSEEDKDRKHKHKHKHKKHKRKEVADASDKEGMSPAKRTKLDDLALLEDLEKQRALIKAELDNELMEGKVQSGMGLILQGYESGSEEEGEIHEKARNGNRSSTRSSSTKGKLELVDNKNSTKKRSKSRSKERTRHRSDKKKSKGGVEIVKEKATRSKSKERKKSKSPSKRSKSQDEARKSKSPTLRRRSQEKVGKARSPVDDKAKVEDKSKAKDRKKSPVINESRSRDRGKKSRSPVDLRGKSKDRRSRSKERKSKRPEADKEKKPVKSPSKDASSGKENRSPSRRPGRSPKRRSLSPKQRDKSRRSRSPLVNDRRSKQSKSPSRTLSPGRRAKSRSLERKRREPERRRLSSPRTRPRDDILSRRERSKDASPISRWSPARRRASRSPVRRRSRSPLRRSRSPRRRSRSPRRRDRGRRSRSRLRRRSRSRGGRRRRSRSKVKEDKFKGSLSEGMKVEQESSSDDNLEDFDVEEEDEEALIEQRRIQRQAIVQKYKYLADDSNLSVPSEPSSPQSSTRSRSPSPDDILERVAADVKEYERENVDTFEASVKAKHNLMAVEQNNGSSQKKLLAPDMFTESDDMFAAYFDSARLRAAGIGKDFKENPNLRDNWTDAEGYYRVNIGEVLDKRYNVYGYTGQGVFSNVVRARDNARANQEVAVKIIRNNELMQKTGLKELEFLKKLNDADPDDKFHCLRLFRHFYHKQHLCLVFEPLSMNLREVLKKYGKDVGLHIKAVRSYSQQLFLALKLLKRCNILHADIKPDNILGGRDSGM, encoded by the exons ATGCGCGACGGCCCTGTTCTCTCTTCCTCCGCCTCCCCTGGCTTCCGCCGTCCGCGGAGCCGCCGCCACCGCTGCCGAGGAGTCAGGAAGTTCAACATGGCCGCCGCGGAGGCGCCGTCGCTGCGGGAACAGCCGGA GATGGAAGATGCTAATTCTGAAAAGAGTGTTAATGAAGAAAACGGAGAAGTCTCGGAAGACCAGTCTCAAAATAAGCACAGTCGTCACAAGAAAAAGAAGCATAAACACAGAAGCAAACACAAGAAGCACAAGCATTCCTCGGAAGAAGACAAGGACAGGAAGCATAAGCACAAGCACAAACACAAGAAACACAAAAGGAAGGAGGTCGCCGACGCTTCTGACAAGGAAGGTATGTCTCCAGCAAAAAGAACTAAACTTGATGATTTAGCTCTGCTGGAAGACTTGGAGAAGCAGAGAGCCTTGATTAAAGCTGAACTCGATAACGAGTTAATGGAAGGAAAGGTCCAGTCTGGGATGGGGCTCATATTACAAGGTTATGAGTCCGGCTCTGAAGAAGAGGGGGAGATTCATGAAAAGGCAAGAAATGGAAATAGGTCTAGTACTAGATCTTCAAGTACGAAGGGCAAACTTGAACTTGTGGACaataaaaatagtacaaaaaAGCGAAGCAAAAGCAGATCCAAAGAACGGACTAGACACAGGTCTGATAAAAAGAAGAGTAAGGGAGGTGTTGAAATAGTTAAAGAGAAGGCAACAAGGAGCAAgtcaaaggagaggaaaaagtcaAAAAGCCCCTCCAAAAGAAGTAAGTCCCAAGATGAAGCCAGAAAGTCGAAGTCGCCCACCCTCAGACGGCGCTCTCAAGAGAAAGTTGGGAAGGCCAGATCTCCTGTCGACGACAAGGCTAAAGTCGAAGACAAAAGTAAGGCAAAGGACAGGAAGAAATCCCCTGTTATAAACGAAAGTAGAAGTCGTGATCGAGGCAAGAAATCTAGATCCCCAGTCGACTTGAGAGGCAAATCCAAAGACAGACGGTCACGGTCCAAAGAGAGGAAATCGAAACGGCCTGAAGCCGACAAAGAGAAGAAGCCGGTCAAGTCTCCCTCTAAAGACGCTTCCTCTGGGAAGGAAAACAGGTCACCCAGCAGAAGACCTGGTCGCAGTCCCAAAAGAAGAAGTCTGTCTCCGAAACAGCGGGACAAGTCCAGAAGAAGTCGATCCCCACTTGTGAATGACAGGAGGTCTAAACAGAGCAAGTCACCTTCTCGAACCCTGTCGCCTGGCAGGAGAGCCAAGAGCCGGTCCTTGGAGAGAAAACGCAGGGAGCCCGAAAGGAGACGCCTCTCTTCTCCAAG AACACGACCTCGAGATGACATCCTCAGCAGGCGGGAAAGGTCCAAGGACGCCAGCCCCATCAGCAGGTGGTCTCCAGCTCGCAGACGGGCCAGCAGATCTCCTGTTAGGAGGAGGTCTCGTTCCCCTCTCAGACGGAGCCGGTCTCCCAGAAGAAGAAGCAGGTCTCCTCGGAGAAG GGACAGAGGTCGGAGGAGCAGATCACGCCTGAGAAGGCGATCTCGATCACGGGGTGGTCGTAGACGTAGGAGCAGAAGCAAAGTAAAGGAAGACAAATTTAAAGGAAGTCTTTCTGAAGGAATGAAGGTCGAGCAGGAATCTTCATCTGATGACAA CCTTGAAGACTTCGATGTTGAGGAGGAAGATGAAGAAGCCTTGATAGAACAGAGAAGAATACAAAGACAGGCCATCGTTCAG AAATACAAGTACCTTGCTGACGACAGCAACCTGTCGGTGCCGTCCGAGCCCAGCAGCCCACAGAGCAGCACCCGCTCCCGCTCCCCGTCTCCTGATGACATCCTGGAGCGCGTGGCTGCCGATGTCAAGGAGTATGAGCGCGAGAACGTTGACACGTTTGAGGCCTCCGTCAAAGCCAAGCATAATCTGATGGCCGTTGAACAGAACAACG GTTCATCTCAGAAGAAGCTGTTGGCACCTGATATGTTTACAGAATCTGATGATATGTTTGCTGCCTATTTTGAT AGTGCGCGTCTGCGGGCTGCTGGCATTGGGAAAGATTTCAAAGAGAATCCCAACCTCAGGGATAACTGGACTGATGCAGAAGGCTATTACC GTGTGAACATAGGTGAAGTCTTGGATAAGCGTTACAACGTGTACGGCTACACGGGTCAAGGTGTGTTCAGTAACGTGGTCCGAGCCAGGGATAACGCGAGGGCCAACCAGGAGGTGGCCGTGAAGATCATCAGGAACAACGAGCTCAT gcaaaaaactggcttaaaagaATTAGAATTCTTGAAAaaacttaatgacgctgatcctGATGACAAGTTTCATTGTTTGCGACTCTTCAGACATTTTTATCACAAACAGCATCTGTGCCTGGTGTTTGAGCCTCTAAG TATGAATTTACGAGAGGTGCTAAAAAAATACGGTAAGGACGTTGGCCTTCACATTAAGGCTGTCCGATCCTACAGTCAGCAGCTGTTCTTGGCTCTGAAACTCCTTAAAAGATGCAATATCCTCCATGCAGATATCAAGCCAGACAATATCCTG GGGGGAAGGGACTCTGGAATGTGA
- the PRPF4B gene encoding serine/threonine-protein kinase PRP4 homolog isoform X1, whose protein sequence is MRDGPVLSSSASPGFRRPRSRRHRCRGVRKFNMAAAEAPSLREQPEMEDANSEKSVNEENGEVSEDQSQNKHSRHKKKKHKHRSKHKKHKHSSEEDKDRKHKHKHKHKKHKRKEVADASDKEGMSPAKRTKLDDLALLEDLEKQRALIKAELDNELMEGKVQSGMGLILQGYESGSEEEGEIHEKARNGNRSSTRSSSTKGKLELVDNKNSTKKRSKSRSKERTRHRSDKKKSKGGVEIVKEKATRSKSKERKKSKSPSKRSKSQDEARKSKSPTLRRRSQEKVGKARSPVDDKAKVEDKSKAKDRKKSPVINESRSRDRGKKSRSPVDLRGKSKDRRSRSKERKSKRPEADKEKKPVKSPSKDASSGKENRSPSRRPGRSPKRRSLSPKQRDKSRRSRSPLVNDRRSKQSKSPSRTLSPGRRAKSRSLERKRREPERRRLSSPRTRPRDDILSRRERSKDASPISRWSPARRRASRSPVRRRSRSPLRRSRSPRRRSRSPRRRDRGRRSRSRLRRRSRSRGGRRRRSRSKVKEDKFKGSLSEGMKVEQESSSDDNLEDFDVEEEDEEALIEQRRIQRQAIVQKYKYLADDSNLSVPSEPSSPQSSTRSRSPSPDDILERVAADVKEYERENVDTFEASVKAKHNLMAVEQNNGSSQKKLLAPDMFTESDDMFAAYFDSARLRAAGIGKDFKENPNLRDNWTDAEGYYRVNIGEVLDKRYNVYGYTGQGVFSNVVRARDNARANQEVAVKIIRNNELMQKTGLKELEFLKKLNDADPDDKFHCLRLFRHFYHKQHLCLVFEPLSMNLREVLKKYGKDVGLHIKAVRSYSQQLFLALKLLKRCNILHADIKPDNILVNESKTILKLCDFGSASHVADNDITPYLVSRFYRAPEIIIGKSYDYGIDMWSVGCTLYELYTGKILFPGKTNNHMLKLAMDLKGKMPNKMIRKGVFKDQHFDQNLNFMYIEVDKVTEREKVTVMSTINPTKDLLADLIGCQRLPEDQRKKVHQLKDLLDQILMLDPAKRISINQALQHAFIQEKI, encoded by the exons ATGCGCGACGGCCCTGTTCTCTCTTCCTCCGCCTCCCCTGGCTTCCGCCGTCCGCGGAGCCGCCGCCACCGCTGCCGAGGAGTCAGGAAGTTCAACATGGCCGCCGCGGAGGCGCCGTCGCTGCGGGAACAGCCGGA GATGGAAGATGCTAATTCTGAAAAGAGTGTTAATGAAGAAAACGGAGAAGTCTCGGAAGACCAGTCTCAAAATAAGCACAGTCGTCACAAGAAAAAGAAGCATAAACACAGAAGCAAACACAAGAAGCACAAGCATTCCTCGGAAGAAGACAAGGACAGGAAGCATAAGCACAAGCACAAACACAAGAAACACAAAAGGAAGGAGGTCGCCGACGCTTCTGACAAGGAAGGTATGTCTCCAGCAAAAAGAACTAAACTTGATGATTTAGCTCTGCTGGAAGACTTGGAGAAGCAGAGAGCCTTGATTAAAGCTGAACTCGATAACGAGTTAATGGAAGGAAAGGTCCAGTCTGGGATGGGGCTCATATTACAAGGTTATGAGTCCGGCTCTGAAGAAGAGGGGGAGATTCATGAAAAGGCAAGAAATGGAAATAGGTCTAGTACTAGATCTTCAAGTACGAAGGGCAAACTTGAACTTGTGGACaataaaaatagtacaaaaaAGCGAAGCAAAAGCAGATCCAAAGAACGGACTAGACACAGGTCTGATAAAAAGAAGAGTAAGGGAGGTGTTGAAATAGTTAAAGAGAAGGCAACAAGGAGCAAgtcaaaggagaggaaaaagtcaAAAAGCCCCTCCAAAAGAAGTAAGTCCCAAGATGAAGCCAGAAAGTCGAAGTCGCCCACCCTCAGACGGCGCTCTCAAGAGAAAGTTGGGAAGGCCAGATCTCCTGTCGACGACAAGGCTAAAGTCGAAGACAAAAGTAAGGCAAAGGACAGGAAGAAATCCCCTGTTATAAACGAAAGTAGAAGTCGTGATCGAGGCAAGAAATCTAGATCCCCAGTCGACTTGAGAGGCAAATCCAAAGACAGACGGTCACGGTCCAAAGAGAGGAAATCGAAACGGCCTGAAGCCGACAAAGAGAAGAAGCCGGTCAAGTCTCCCTCTAAAGACGCTTCCTCTGGGAAGGAAAACAGGTCACCCAGCAGAAGACCTGGTCGCAGTCCCAAAAGAAGAAGTCTGTCTCCGAAACAGCGGGACAAGTCCAGAAGAAGTCGATCCCCACTTGTGAATGACAGGAGGTCTAAACAGAGCAAGTCACCTTCTCGAACCCTGTCGCCTGGCAGGAGAGCCAAGAGCCGGTCCTTGGAGAGAAAACGCAGGGAGCCCGAAAGGAGACGCCTCTCTTCTCCAAG AACACGACCTCGAGATGACATCCTCAGCAGGCGGGAAAGGTCCAAGGACGCCAGCCCCATCAGCAGGTGGTCTCCAGCTCGCAGACGGGCCAGCAGATCTCCTGTTAGGAGGAGGTCTCGTTCCCCTCTCAGACGGAGCCGGTCTCCCAGAAGAAGAAGCAGGTCTCCTCGGAGAAG GGACAGAGGTCGGAGGAGCAGATCACGCCTGAGAAGGCGATCTCGATCACGGGGTGGTCGTAGACGTAGGAGCAGAAGCAAAGTAAAGGAAGACAAATTTAAAGGAAGTCTTTCTGAAGGAATGAAGGTCGAGCAGGAATCTTCATCTGATGACAA CCTTGAAGACTTCGATGTTGAGGAGGAAGATGAAGAAGCCTTGATAGAACAGAGAAGAATACAAAGACAGGCCATCGTTCAG AAATACAAGTACCTTGCTGACGACAGCAACCTGTCGGTGCCGTCCGAGCCCAGCAGCCCACAGAGCAGCACCCGCTCCCGCTCCCCGTCTCCTGATGACATCCTGGAGCGCGTGGCTGCCGATGTCAAGGAGTATGAGCGCGAGAACGTTGACACGTTTGAGGCCTCCGTCAAAGCCAAGCATAATCTGATGGCCGTTGAACAGAACAACG GTTCATCTCAGAAGAAGCTGTTGGCACCTGATATGTTTACAGAATCTGATGATATGTTTGCTGCCTATTTTGAT AGTGCGCGTCTGCGGGCTGCTGGCATTGGGAAAGATTTCAAAGAGAATCCCAACCTCAGGGATAACTGGACTGATGCAGAAGGCTATTACC GTGTGAACATAGGTGAAGTCTTGGATAAGCGTTACAACGTGTACGGCTACACGGGTCAAGGTGTGTTCAGTAACGTGGTCCGAGCCAGGGATAACGCGAGGGCCAACCAGGAGGTGGCCGTGAAGATCATCAGGAACAACGAGCTCAT gcaaaaaactggcttaaaagaATTAGAATTCTTGAAAaaacttaatgacgctgatcctGATGACAAGTTTCATTGTTTGCGACTCTTCAGACATTTTTATCACAAACAGCATCTGTGCCTGGTGTTTGAGCCTCTAAG TATGAATTTACGAGAGGTGCTAAAAAAATACGGTAAGGACGTTGGCCTTCACATTAAGGCTGTCCGATCCTACAGTCAGCAGCTGTTCTTGGCTCTGAAACTCCTTAAAAGATGCAATATCCTCCATGCAGATATCAAGCCAGACAATATCCTG GTTAATGAATCAAAAACTATATTAAAGCTCTGCGACTTTGGGTCAGCCTCACATGTTGCAGATAACGACATAACGCCTTACCTTGTCAGTAGGTTTTACCGCGCTCCTGAGATCA TTATAGGTAAAAGCTATGATTATGGTATAGACATGTGGTCTGTGGGTTGCACCTTATATGAACTCTATACtggaaaaattttatttcctggCAAAACCAATAACCATATGTTGAAGCTCGCCATGGATCTCAAAGGAAAGATGCCAAATAAG ATGATTCGGAAAGGCGTATTTAAAGACCAACATTTTGATCAAAACCTCAACTTCATGTACATAGAAGTTGATAAAGTGACCGAGAGG gaGAAAGTTACTGTCATGAGCACCATTAATCCAACTAAGGACCTGTTGGCTGACTTGATTGGGTGCCAGCGACTTCCTGAAGACCAGCGTAAGAAAGTGCACCAGCTGAAGGACTTGCTGGACCAGATCCTGATGCTGGACCCCGCTAAACGGATTAGCATCAACCAGGCCCTGCAGCATGCCTTCATCCAGGAGAAGATTTAA